The proteins below are encoded in one region of Numenius arquata chromosome W, bNumArq3.hap1.1, whole genome shotgun sequence:
- the LOC141476567 gene encoding uncharacterized protein isoform X8: MAGTSSIDAVKKKIQNLQQVADEAEERAEHLQREADAERQARERAEAEVASLNRRIQLVEEELDRAQERLATALQKLEEAEKAADESERGMKVIENRAMKDEEKMELQEMQLKEAKHIAEEADRKYEEVARKLVVLEGELERSEERAEVAESKCGDLEEELKIVTNNLKSLEAQADKYSTKEDKYEEEIKLLGEKLKEAETRAEFAERSVVKLEKTIDDLEDEVYAQKMKYKAISEELDNALNDITSL, translated from the exons ATGGCCGGCACCAGCTCCATCGATGCCGTCAAGAAGAAGATCCAGAACCTGCAGCAGGTGGCCGACGAGGCGGAGGAGCGCGCCGAGCACCTGCAGCGGGAGGCCGATGCCGAGCGGCAGGCCCGGGAGCGG GCTGAGGCTGAAGTGGCTTCTCTGAACCGCCGTATccagctggtggaggaggagcTTGACCGAGCCCAGGAGCGCCTGGCCACTGCCctgcagaagctggaggaggctGAGAAGGCGGCTGATGAGAGCGAGAG AGGTATGAAGGTCATCGAAAATAGGGCCATGAAGGATGAGGAGAAGATGGAGCTCCAGGAAATGCAGCTGAAGGAGGCGAAGCACATAGCGGAGGAGGCTGACCGCAAATACGAGGAG GTTGCCCGCAAGCTGGTTGTCCTTGAGGGAGAGCTGGAGCGCTCGGAGGAGAGAGCAGAGGTGGCGGAGAG TAAATGTGGTGACCTAGAGGAAGAGCTGAAAATTGTCACCAACAACTTGAAGTCCCTGGAGGCCCAGGCTGACAAG TATTCCACCAAGGAGGACAAGTACGAGGAGGAAATCAAGCTTCTAGGGGAAAAACTGAAGGAG GCTGAGACCCGGGCGGAGTTTGCGGAGCGGTCTGTGGTGAAGCTGGAGAAAACCATCGATGATCTAGAAG ATGAAGTGTATGCACAGAAGATGAAGTACAAAGCTATCAGCGAGGAGCTGGACAATGCGCTTAATGACATCACCTCTCTCTGA
- the LOC141476567 gene encoding uncharacterized protein isoform X3, with product MEAIKKKMQMLKLDKENAIDRAEQAEADKKQAEDRCKQLEEEQQGLQKKLKGTEDEVEKYSESVKEAQEKLEQAEKKATDAEAEVASLNRRIQLVEEELDRAQERLATALQKLEEAEKAADESERGMKVIENRAMKDEEKMELQEMQLKEAKHIAEEADRKYEEVARKLVVLEGELERSEERAEVAESKCGDLEEELKIVTNNLKSLEAQADKYSTKEDKYEEEIKLLGEKLKEAETRAEFAERSVVKLEKTIDDLEESLASAKEENVGIHQVLDQTLLELNNL from the exons ATGGAGGCCATCAAGAAGAAGATGCAGATGCTGAAACTGGACAAGGAGAACGCCATCGACCGCGCCGAGCAGGCGGAGGCCGACAAGAAGCAGGCGGAGGACCGCTGCAAACAG ctGGAGGAGGAACAGCAGGGCctgcagaagaagctgaaggGCACGGAGGATGAGGTGGAGAAGTACTCCGAGTCTGTCAAGGAggcccaggagaagctggagcaggCGGAGAAGAAAGCTACAGAT GCTGAGGCTGAAGTGGCTTCTCTGAACCGCCGTATccagctggtggaggaggagcTTGACCGAGCCCAGGAGCGCCTGGCCACTGCCctgcagaagctggaggaggctGAGAAGGCGGCTGATGAGAGCGAGAG AGGTATGAAGGTCATCGAAAATAGGGCCATGAAGGATGAGGAGAAGATGGAGCTCCAGGAAATGCAGCTGAAGGAGGCGAAGCACATAGCGGAGGAGGCTGACCGCAAATACGAGGAG GTTGCCCGCAAGCTGGTTGTCCTTGAGGGAGAGCTGGAGCGCTCGGAGGAGAGAGCAGAGGTGGCGGAGAG TAAATGTGGTGACCTAGAGGAAGAGCTGAAAATTGTCACCAACAACTTGAAGTCCCTGGAGGCCCAGGCTGACAAG TATTCCACCAAGGAGGACAAGTACGAGGAGGAAATCAAGCTTCTAGGGGAAAAACTGAAGGAG GCTGAGACCCGGGCGGAGTTTGCGGAGCGGTCTGTGGTGAAGCTGGAGAAAACCATCGATGATCTAGAAG AGAGTCTGGCCAGTGCCAAAGAGGAGAATGTGGGCATCCACCAGGTCCTGGACCAGACCTTGTTGGAGCTGAACAACCTCTga
- the LOC141476567 gene encoding uncharacterized protein isoform X10, giving the protein MAGTSSIDAVKKKIQNLQQVADEAEERAEHLQREADAERQARERAEAEVASLNRRIQLVEEELDRAQERLATALQKLEEAEKAADESERGMKVIENRAMKDEEKMELQEMQLKEAKHIAEEADRKYEEVARKLVVLEGELERSEERAEVAESRVRQLEEELRTMDQTLKSLIASEEEYSTKEDKYEEEIKLLGEKLKEAETRAEFAERSVVKLEKTIDDLEEHFQKEAEKNRILTNKLRVILTELNN; this is encoded by the exons ATGGCCGGCACCAGCTCCATCGATGCCGTCAAGAAGAAGATCCAGAACCTGCAGCAGGTGGCCGACGAGGCGGAGGAGCGCGCCGAGCACCTGCAGCGGGAGGCCGATGCCGAGCGGCAGGCCCGGGAGCGG GCTGAGGCTGAAGTGGCTTCTCTGAACCGCCGTATccagctggtggaggaggagcTTGACCGAGCCCAGGAGCGCCTGGCCACTGCCctgcagaagctggaggaggctGAGAAGGCGGCTGATGAGAGCGAGAG AGGTATGAAGGTCATCGAAAATAGGGCCATGAAGGATGAGGAGAAGATGGAGCTCCAGGAAATGCAGCTGAAGGAGGCGAAGCACATAGCGGAGGAGGCTGACCGCAAATACGAGGAG GTTGCCCGCAAGCTGGTTGTCCTTGAGGGAGAGCTGGAGCGCTCGGAGGAGAGAGCAGAGGTGGCGGAGAG CCGAGTGAGACAATTGGAAGAAGAGCTGCGGACCATGGACCAGACTCTCAAATCCCTCATTGCCTCAGAGGAAGAG TATTCCACCAAGGAGGACAAGTACGAGGAGGAAATCAAGCTTCTAGGGGAAAAACTGAAGGAG GCTGAGACCCGGGCGGAGTTTGCGGAGCGGTCTGTGGTGAAGCTGGAGAAAACCATCGATGATCTAGAAG AGCACTTCCAGAAGGAGGCTGAGAAAAACCGCATTCTCACTAACAAACTGCGGGTCATCCTTACCGAACTTAACAACTGA
- the LOC141476567 gene encoding tropomyosin beta chain-like isoform X4: MEAIKKKMQMLKLDKENAIDRAEQAEADKKQAEDRCKQLEEEQQGLQKKLKGTEDEVEKYSESVKEAQEKLEQAEKKATDAEAEVASLNRRIQLVEEELDRAQERLATALQKLEEAEKAADESERGMKVIENRAMKDEEKMELQEMQLKEAKHIAEEADRKYEEVARKLVVLEGELERSEERAEVAESRVRQLEEELRTMDQTLKSLIASEEEYSTKEDKYEEEIKLLGEKLKEAETRAEFAERSVVKLEKTIDDLEDEVYAQKMKYKAISEELDNALNDITSL, translated from the exons ATGGAGGCCATCAAGAAGAAGATGCAGATGCTGAAACTGGACAAGGAGAACGCCATCGACCGCGCCGAGCAGGCGGAGGCCGACAAGAAGCAGGCGGAGGACCGCTGCAAACAG ctGGAGGAGGAACAGCAGGGCctgcagaagaagctgaaggGCACGGAGGATGAGGTGGAGAAGTACTCCGAGTCTGTCAAGGAggcccaggagaagctggagcaggCGGAGAAGAAAGCTACAGAT GCTGAGGCTGAAGTGGCTTCTCTGAACCGCCGTATccagctggtggaggaggagcTTGACCGAGCCCAGGAGCGCCTGGCCACTGCCctgcagaagctggaggaggctGAGAAGGCGGCTGATGAGAGCGAGAG AGGTATGAAGGTCATCGAAAATAGGGCCATGAAGGATGAGGAGAAGATGGAGCTCCAGGAAATGCAGCTGAAGGAGGCGAAGCACATAGCGGAGGAGGCTGACCGCAAATACGAGGAG GTTGCCCGCAAGCTGGTTGTCCTTGAGGGAGAGCTGGAGCGCTCGGAGGAGAGAGCAGAGGTGGCGGAGAG CCGAGTGAGACAATTGGAAGAAGAGCTGCGGACCATGGACCAGACTCTCAAATCCCTCATTGCCTCAGAGGAAGAG TATTCCACCAAGGAGGACAAGTACGAGGAGGAAATCAAGCTTCTAGGGGAAAAACTGAAGGAG GCTGAGACCCGGGCGGAGTTTGCGGAGCGGTCTGTGGTGAAGCTGGAGAAAACCATCGATGATCTAGAAG ATGAAGTGTATGCACAGAAGATGAAGTACAAAGCTATCAGCGAGGAGCTGGACAATGCGCTTAATGACATCACCTCTCTCTGA
- the LOC141476567 gene encoding uncharacterized protein isoform X12: protein MAGTSSIDAVKKKIQNLQQVADEAEERAEHLQREADAERQARERAEAEVASLNRRIQLVEEELDRAQERLATALQKLEEAEKAADESERGMKVIENRAMKDEEKMELQEMQLKEAKHIAEEADRKYEEVARKLVVLEGELERSEERAEVAESRVRQLEEELRTMDQTLKSLIASEEEAETRAEFAERSVVKLEKTIDDLEESLASAKEENVGIHQVLDQTLLELNNL from the exons ATGGCCGGCACCAGCTCCATCGATGCCGTCAAGAAGAAGATCCAGAACCTGCAGCAGGTGGCCGACGAGGCGGAGGAGCGCGCCGAGCACCTGCAGCGGGAGGCCGATGCCGAGCGGCAGGCCCGGGAGCGG GCTGAGGCTGAAGTGGCTTCTCTGAACCGCCGTATccagctggtggaggaggagcTTGACCGAGCCCAGGAGCGCCTGGCCACTGCCctgcagaagctggaggaggctGAGAAGGCGGCTGATGAGAGCGAGAG AGGTATGAAGGTCATCGAAAATAGGGCCATGAAGGATGAGGAGAAGATGGAGCTCCAGGAAATGCAGCTGAAGGAGGCGAAGCACATAGCGGAGGAGGCTGACCGCAAATACGAGGAG GTTGCCCGCAAGCTGGTTGTCCTTGAGGGAGAGCTGGAGCGCTCGGAGGAGAGAGCAGAGGTGGCGGAGAG CCGAGTGAGACAATTGGAAGAAGAGCTGCGGACCATGGACCAGACTCTCAAATCCCTCATTGCCTCAGAGGAAGAG GCTGAGACCCGGGCGGAGTTTGCGGAGCGGTCTGTGGTGAAGCTGGAGAAAACCATCGATGATCTAGAAG AGAGTCTGGCCAGTGCCAAAGAGGAGAATGTGGGCATCCACCAGGTCCTGGACCAGACCTTGTTGGAGCTGAACAACCTCTga
- the LOC141476567 gene encoding tropomyosin beta chain-like isoform X1: MEAIKKKMQMLKLDKENAIDRAEQAEADKKQAEDRCKQLEEEQQGLQKKLKGTEDEVEKYSESVKEAQEKLEQAEKKATDAEAEVASLNRRIQLVEEELDRAQERLATALQKLEEAEKAADESERGMKVIENRAMKDEEKMELQEMQLKEAKHIAEEADRKYEEVARKLVVLEGELERSEERAEVAESKCGDLEEELKIVTNNLKSLEAQADKYSTKEDKYEEEIKLLGEKLKEAETRAEFAERSVVKLEKTIDDLEDEVYAQKMKYKAISEELDNALNDITSL, encoded by the exons ATGGAGGCCATCAAGAAGAAGATGCAGATGCTGAAACTGGACAAGGAGAACGCCATCGACCGCGCCGAGCAGGCGGAGGCCGACAAGAAGCAGGCGGAGGACCGCTGCAAACAG ctGGAGGAGGAACAGCAGGGCctgcagaagaagctgaaggGCACGGAGGATGAGGTGGAGAAGTACTCCGAGTCTGTCAAGGAggcccaggagaagctggagcaggCGGAGAAGAAAGCTACAGAT GCTGAGGCTGAAGTGGCTTCTCTGAACCGCCGTATccagctggtggaggaggagcTTGACCGAGCCCAGGAGCGCCTGGCCACTGCCctgcagaagctggaggaggctGAGAAGGCGGCTGATGAGAGCGAGAG AGGTATGAAGGTCATCGAAAATAGGGCCATGAAGGATGAGGAGAAGATGGAGCTCCAGGAAATGCAGCTGAAGGAGGCGAAGCACATAGCGGAGGAGGCTGACCGCAAATACGAGGAG GTTGCCCGCAAGCTGGTTGTCCTTGAGGGAGAGCTGGAGCGCTCGGAGGAGAGAGCAGAGGTGGCGGAGAG TAAATGTGGTGACCTAGAGGAAGAGCTGAAAATTGTCACCAACAACTTGAAGTCCCTGGAGGCCCAGGCTGACAAG TATTCCACCAAGGAGGACAAGTACGAGGAGGAAATCAAGCTTCTAGGGGAAAAACTGAAGGAG GCTGAGACCCGGGCGGAGTTTGCGGAGCGGTCTGTGGTGAAGCTGGAGAAAACCATCGATGATCTAGAAG ATGAAGTGTATGCACAGAAGATGAAGTACAAAGCTATCAGCGAGGAGCTGGACAATGCGCTTAATGACATCACCTCTCTCTGA
- the LOC141476567 gene encoding tropomyosin beta chain-like isoform X5, with amino-acid sequence MEAIKKKMQMLKLDKENAIDRAEQAEADKKQAEDRCKQLEEEQQGLQKKLKGTEDEVEKYSESVKEAQEKLEQAEKKATDAEAEVASLNRRIQLVEEELDRAQERLATALQKLEEAEKAADESERGMKVIENRAMKDEEKMELQEMQLKEAKHIAEEADRKYEEVARKLVVLEGELERSEERAEVAESKCGDLEEELKIVTNNLKSLEAQADKYSTKEDKYEEEIKLLGEKLKEAETRAEFAERSVVKLEKTIDDLEEHFQKEAEKNRILTNKLRVILTELNN; translated from the exons ATGGAGGCCATCAAGAAGAAGATGCAGATGCTGAAACTGGACAAGGAGAACGCCATCGACCGCGCCGAGCAGGCGGAGGCCGACAAGAAGCAGGCGGAGGACCGCTGCAAACAG ctGGAGGAGGAACAGCAGGGCctgcagaagaagctgaaggGCACGGAGGATGAGGTGGAGAAGTACTCCGAGTCTGTCAAGGAggcccaggagaagctggagcaggCGGAGAAGAAAGCTACAGAT GCTGAGGCTGAAGTGGCTTCTCTGAACCGCCGTATccagctggtggaggaggagcTTGACCGAGCCCAGGAGCGCCTGGCCACTGCCctgcagaagctggaggaggctGAGAAGGCGGCTGATGAGAGCGAGAG AGGTATGAAGGTCATCGAAAATAGGGCCATGAAGGATGAGGAGAAGATGGAGCTCCAGGAAATGCAGCTGAAGGAGGCGAAGCACATAGCGGAGGAGGCTGACCGCAAATACGAGGAG GTTGCCCGCAAGCTGGTTGTCCTTGAGGGAGAGCTGGAGCGCTCGGAGGAGAGAGCAGAGGTGGCGGAGAG TAAATGTGGTGACCTAGAGGAAGAGCTGAAAATTGTCACCAACAACTTGAAGTCCCTGGAGGCCCAGGCTGACAAG TATTCCACCAAGGAGGACAAGTACGAGGAGGAAATCAAGCTTCTAGGGGAAAAACTGAAGGAG GCTGAGACCCGGGCGGAGTTTGCGGAGCGGTCTGTGGTGAAGCTGGAGAAAACCATCGATGATCTAGAAG AGCACTTCCAGAAGGAGGCTGAGAAAAACCGCATTCTCACTAACAAACTGCGGGTCATCCTTACCGAACTTAACAACTGA
- the LOC141476567 gene encoding uncharacterized protein isoform X2 — MEAIKKKMQMLKLDKENAIDRAEQAEADKKQAEDRCKQLEEEQQGLQKKLKGTEDEVEKYSESVKEAQEKLEQAEKKATDAEAEVASLNRRIQLVEEELDRAQERLATALQKLEEAEKAADESERGMKVIENRAMKDEEKMELQEMQLKEAKHIAEEADRKYEEVARKLVVLEGELERSEERAEVAESRVRQLEEELRTMDQTLKSLIASEEEYSTKEDKYEEEIKLLGEKLKEAETRAEFAERSVVKLEKTIDDLEESLASAKEENVGIHQVLDQTLLELNNL, encoded by the exons ATGGAGGCCATCAAGAAGAAGATGCAGATGCTGAAACTGGACAAGGAGAACGCCATCGACCGCGCCGAGCAGGCGGAGGCCGACAAGAAGCAGGCGGAGGACCGCTGCAAACAG ctGGAGGAGGAACAGCAGGGCctgcagaagaagctgaaggGCACGGAGGATGAGGTGGAGAAGTACTCCGAGTCTGTCAAGGAggcccaggagaagctggagcaggCGGAGAAGAAAGCTACAGAT GCTGAGGCTGAAGTGGCTTCTCTGAACCGCCGTATccagctggtggaggaggagcTTGACCGAGCCCAGGAGCGCCTGGCCACTGCCctgcagaagctggaggaggctGAGAAGGCGGCTGATGAGAGCGAGAG AGGTATGAAGGTCATCGAAAATAGGGCCATGAAGGATGAGGAGAAGATGGAGCTCCAGGAAATGCAGCTGAAGGAGGCGAAGCACATAGCGGAGGAGGCTGACCGCAAATACGAGGAG GTTGCCCGCAAGCTGGTTGTCCTTGAGGGAGAGCTGGAGCGCTCGGAGGAGAGAGCAGAGGTGGCGGAGAG CCGAGTGAGACAATTGGAAGAAGAGCTGCGGACCATGGACCAGACTCTCAAATCCCTCATTGCCTCAGAGGAAGAG TATTCCACCAAGGAGGACAAGTACGAGGAGGAAATCAAGCTTCTAGGGGAAAAACTGAAGGAG GCTGAGACCCGGGCGGAGTTTGCGGAGCGGTCTGTGGTGAAGCTGGAGAAAACCATCGATGATCTAGAAG AGAGTCTGGCCAGTGCCAAAGAGGAGAATGTGGGCATCCACCAGGTCCTGGACCAGACCTTGTTGGAGCTGAACAACCTCTga
- the LOC141476567 gene encoding uncharacterized protein isoform X6, giving the protein MAGTSSIDAVKKKIQNLQQVADEAEERAEHLQREADAERQARERAEAEVASLNRRIQLVEEELDRAQERLATALQKLEEAEKAADESERGMKVIENRAMKDEEKMELQEMQLKEAKHIAEEADRKYEEVARKLVVLEGELERSEERAEVAESRVRQLEEELRTMDQTLKSLIASEEEYSTKEDKYEEEIKLLGEKLKEAETRAEFAERSVVKLEKTIDDLEESLASAKEENVGIHQVLDQTLLELNNL; this is encoded by the exons ATGGCCGGCACCAGCTCCATCGATGCCGTCAAGAAGAAGATCCAGAACCTGCAGCAGGTGGCCGACGAGGCGGAGGAGCGCGCCGAGCACCTGCAGCGGGAGGCCGATGCCGAGCGGCAGGCCCGGGAGCGG GCTGAGGCTGAAGTGGCTTCTCTGAACCGCCGTATccagctggtggaggaggagcTTGACCGAGCCCAGGAGCGCCTGGCCACTGCCctgcagaagctggaggaggctGAGAAGGCGGCTGATGAGAGCGAGAG AGGTATGAAGGTCATCGAAAATAGGGCCATGAAGGATGAGGAGAAGATGGAGCTCCAGGAAATGCAGCTGAAGGAGGCGAAGCACATAGCGGAGGAGGCTGACCGCAAATACGAGGAG GTTGCCCGCAAGCTGGTTGTCCTTGAGGGAGAGCTGGAGCGCTCGGAGGAGAGAGCAGAGGTGGCGGAGAG CCGAGTGAGACAATTGGAAGAAGAGCTGCGGACCATGGACCAGACTCTCAAATCCCTCATTGCCTCAGAGGAAGAG TATTCCACCAAGGAGGACAAGTACGAGGAGGAAATCAAGCTTCTAGGGGAAAAACTGAAGGAG GCTGAGACCCGGGCGGAGTTTGCGGAGCGGTCTGTGGTGAAGCTGGAGAAAACCATCGATGATCTAGAAG AGAGTCTGGCCAGTGCCAAAGAGGAGAATGTGGGCATCCACCAGGTCCTGGACCAGACCTTGTTGGAGCTGAACAACCTCTga
- the LOC141476567 gene encoding uncharacterized protein isoform X7 — MAGTSSIDAVKKKIQNLQQVADEAEERAEHLQREADAERQARERAEAEVASLNRRIQLVEEELDRAQERLATALQKLEEAEKAADESERGMKVIENRAMKDEEKMELQEMQLKEAKHIAEEADRKYEEVARKLVVLEGELERSEERAEVAESKCGDLEEELKIVTNNLKSLEAQADKYSTKEDKYEEEIKLLGEKLKEAETRAEFAERSVVKLEKTIDDLEESLASAKEENVGIHQVLDQTLLELNNL, encoded by the exons ATGGCCGGCACCAGCTCCATCGATGCCGTCAAGAAGAAGATCCAGAACCTGCAGCAGGTGGCCGACGAGGCGGAGGAGCGCGCCGAGCACCTGCAGCGGGAGGCCGATGCCGAGCGGCAGGCCCGGGAGCGG GCTGAGGCTGAAGTGGCTTCTCTGAACCGCCGTATccagctggtggaggaggagcTTGACCGAGCCCAGGAGCGCCTGGCCACTGCCctgcagaagctggaggaggctGAGAAGGCGGCTGATGAGAGCGAGAG AGGTATGAAGGTCATCGAAAATAGGGCCATGAAGGATGAGGAGAAGATGGAGCTCCAGGAAATGCAGCTGAAGGAGGCGAAGCACATAGCGGAGGAGGCTGACCGCAAATACGAGGAG GTTGCCCGCAAGCTGGTTGTCCTTGAGGGAGAGCTGGAGCGCTCGGAGGAGAGAGCAGAGGTGGCGGAGAG TAAATGTGGTGACCTAGAGGAAGAGCTGAAAATTGTCACCAACAACTTGAAGTCCCTGGAGGCCCAGGCTGACAAG TATTCCACCAAGGAGGACAAGTACGAGGAGGAAATCAAGCTTCTAGGGGAAAAACTGAAGGAG GCTGAGACCCGGGCGGAGTTTGCGGAGCGGTCTGTGGTGAAGCTGGAGAAAACCATCGATGATCTAGAAG AGAGTCTGGCCAGTGCCAAAGAGGAGAATGTGGGCATCCACCAGGTCCTGGACCAGACCTTGTTGGAGCTGAACAACCTCTga
- the LOC141476567 gene encoding uncharacterized protein isoform X9: MAGTSSIDAVKKKIQNLQQVADEAEERAEHLQREADAERQARERAEAEVASLNRRIQLVEEELDRAQERLATALQKLEEAEKAADESERGMKVIENRAMKDEEKMELQEMQLKEAKHIAEEADRKYEEVARKLVVLEGELERSEERAEVAESRVRQLEEELRTMDQTLKSLIASEEEYSTKEDKYEEEIKLLGEKLKEAETRAEFAERSVVKLEKTIDDLEDEVYAQKMKYKAISEELDNALNDITSL, translated from the exons ATGGCCGGCACCAGCTCCATCGATGCCGTCAAGAAGAAGATCCAGAACCTGCAGCAGGTGGCCGACGAGGCGGAGGAGCGCGCCGAGCACCTGCAGCGGGAGGCCGATGCCGAGCGGCAGGCCCGGGAGCGG GCTGAGGCTGAAGTGGCTTCTCTGAACCGCCGTATccagctggtggaggaggagcTTGACCGAGCCCAGGAGCGCCTGGCCACTGCCctgcagaagctggaggaggctGAGAAGGCGGCTGATGAGAGCGAGAG AGGTATGAAGGTCATCGAAAATAGGGCCATGAAGGATGAGGAGAAGATGGAGCTCCAGGAAATGCAGCTGAAGGAGGCGAAGCACATAGCGGAGGAGGCTGACCGCAAATACGAGGAG GTTGCCCGCAAGCTGGTTGTCCTTGAGGGAGAGCTGGAGCGCTCGGAGGAGAGAGCAGAGGTGGCGGAGAG CCGAGTGAGACAATTGGAAGAAGAGCTGCGGACCATGGACCAGACTCTCAAATCCCTCATTGCCTCAGAGGAAGAG TATTCCACCAAGGAGGACAAGTACGAGGAGGAAATCAAGCTTCTAGGGGAAAAACTGAAGGAG GCTGAGACCCGGGCGGAGTTTGCGGAGCGGTCTGTGGTGAAGCTGGAGAAAACCATCGATGATCTAGAAG ATGAAGTGTATGCACAGAAGATGAAGTACAAAGCTATCAGCGAGGAGCTGGACAATGCGCTTAATGACATCACCTCTCTCTGA
- the LOC141476567 gene encoding uncharacterized protein isoform X11 — MAGTSSIDAVKKKIQNLQQVADEAEERAEHLQREADAERQARERAEAEVASLNRRIQLVEEELDRAQERLATALQKLEEAEKAADESERGMKVIENRAMKDEEKMELQEMQLKEAKHIAEEADRKYEEVARKLVVLEGELERSEERAEVAESKCGDLEEELKIVTNNLKSLEAQADKYSTKEDKYEEEIKLLGEKLKEAETRAEFAERSVVKLEKTIDDLEEHFQKEAEKNRILTNKLRVILTELNN; from the exons ATGGCCGGCACCAGCTCCATCGATGCCGTCAAGAAGAAGATCCAGAACCTGCAGCAGGTGGCCGACGAGGCGGAGGAGCGCGCCGAGCACCTGCAGCGGGAGGCCGATGCCGAGCGGCAGGCCCGGGAGCGG GCTGAGGCTGAAGTGGCTTCTCTGAACCGCCGTATccagctggtggaggaggagcTTGACCGAGCCCAGGAGCGCCTGGCCACTGCCctgcagaagctggaggaggctGAGAAGGCGGCTGATGAGAGCGAGAG AGGTATGAAGGTCATCGAAAATAGGGCCATGAAGGATGAGGAGAAGATGGAGCTCCAGGAAATGCAGCTGAAGGAGGCGAAGCACATAGCGGAGGAGGCTGACCGCAAATACGAGGAG GTTGCCCGCAAGCTGGTTGTCCTTGAGGGAGAGCTGGAGCGCTCGGAGGAGAGAGCAGAGGTGGCGGAGAG TAAATGTGGTGACCTAGAGGAAGAGCTGAAAATTGTCACCAACAACTTGAAGTCCCTGGAGGCCCAGGCTGACAAG TATTCCACCAAGGAGGACAAGTACGAGGAGGAAATCAAGCTTCTAGGGGAAAAACTGAAGGAG GCTGAGACCCGGGCGGAGTTTGCGGAGCGGTCTGTGGTGAAGCTGGAGAAAACCATCGATGATCTAGAAG AGCACTTCCAGAAGGAGGCTGAGAAAAACCGCATTCTCACTAACAAACTGCGGGTCATCCTTACCGAACTTAACAACTGA